In a single window of the Rhopalosiphum padi isolate XX-2018 chromosome 1, ASM2088224v1, whole genome shotgun sequence genome:
- the LOC132917884 gene encoding neurabin-1-like isoform X2, translated as MSTVTDEKKSIRMVGPKVSQIANIFQRPTVTKDPDIIVVKQNASPTLDNKLPVKVETPNQVTVVRTESHLARFNNARALFEKLGTGETKPTLLEKIKQSNSQDSICAKSRSPSPPSSNQKSNGVFGSAQSHSQLNGSKVVVKPIKPEKPDKKLNSRELIEKQKNWTSHFSKSPRSSNSRYNSDPSPSEVKEWIPNVNSDGISRTASTSSLYKNISHPKSPPPPPPPPPQKVDEHFNLNDEDTNLDDSTISNNQMIPEDILNKETIEPLSVIDISADKEKHIENIFDNQLNAVTSDIYTSVAVTEENKLNTSEPEVSNVRISLDLSDSYTNQELPISLNSTFNVPVDQDIETIINGISMNLNEANSSTPKVQFNIGDSANHPAATVTPLESEVDSGFISSEAVTVPELSKGLIHLNKSDKFADDNDVEEENKLTPLTLDLEDTSINRSSENIIDIESSGQPDMMTPDEAEQLLSTNSQDNLLSDEEAKEIKKLLSPSDNDQLNTSDWMSEVLSIESNDNVNNQSQEINETHDNYNTDDFQVDDSWEQSYETKTDTLSANNESAEFDEYEVDSDLYKSKEFIPEPTREVYEEGGVHYYEDGHFWMEVPGLPERDSDDESHIVVKQNMKVQFSADPIKVYSTFSMGEYDRRNEDVDPVAASAEYELEKRVERLDLMKVILLKGPEGLGLSIIGMGVGADTGLEKLGIFVKTITPDGAAAKDGRIQVNDQIIEVDNKSLVGVTQAYAASVLRNTYGQVNFVIGRETDPENSEVAHLIRQSLEADKERDTQRRQLEHSLNQKFFGNDRTESSSEDLSKTDEADTVQSLRELLQESRLNVAKAEDEISKLKTRVEELEWNGANNKKEIADKLVQSGLHLNELDKCLYVARRDKETYQGMLQTSEERYVNLEKKYIKLKKILKEFQQRETDLLHREEYYLQVLQEKDTEYNALVKALKDRVIQVEHELLDTQRRAGFPVQLPQNTTSTSHYLTTLTPLVKKTKVNPVLPLLQQLGADLSETEDSFEDEKVATVERKLPVKEELDRAVPPHELLDVSLSKSKAELAARGLVTRQLPTNAIRKSLSNSSLDYNNEEVNRTEDSIAIESTIELKDVSNVESMVQEQKQMPQYASIQKPHHHQTDQFLARIQQSTHCRNLNGPPPSLAEQLKIVLAERESRLSESNSLYSSDHNSSTSSFADEIREASLNLKKANTQWQHSNQLPQSSPSSVSSSESVSPGHYASDLNNSKAIGSTDSIDIWTPPQSADSSITERKNSHVWHNAPVHEWSKEQVCQWLLALSLEQYISKFMEHQVSGIGLLNLDTKDFKNFGIIGDDKNRLKRKLKDLKAQAEKEKRHTEKERKEKERLQRKAEKLAEKASKRK; from the exons GTAAAAGTAGAAACGCCTAATCAAGTGACTGTTGTAAGGACAGAAAGCCATTTAGCAAGATTTAATAATGCTAGAGCTCTTTTTGAAAAATTGGGAAcag gagaAACTAAACCTACtttattggaaaaaataaaacagagtAATTCTCAAGACAGCATTTGTGCTAAATCTAGATCTCCAAGTCCACCTTCAAGTAATCAAAAATCTAATGGTGTTTTTGGAAGCGCACAAAGTCACTCACAGTTAAATGGCAGCAAAGTTGTTGTAAAACCAATTAAACCTGAAAAACCTGATAAGAAACTAAATAGTCGGGAATTAAtagaaaaacagaaaaattggACATCTCATTTTTCTAAATCACCACGTTCATCCAATTCTag atataatagtgATCCTAGTCCAAGTGAAGTAAAAGAGTGGATACCAAATGTTAATTCTGATGGTATTTCTCGGACTGCTTCAACCTCatcattatacaaaaatatttctcatCCTAAAagtccaccaccaccaccaccaccaccacctcaAAAAGTtgatgaacattttaatttaaatgatgaagatactaattt aGACGATtctacaataagtaataaccagaTGATACCTGAAGATATATTGAATAAAGAAACAATAGAACCACTATCTGTTATTGATATTTCTGCTGACAAGGAGAAAcacatagaaaatatttttgataatcaaTTAAATGCTGTAACCTCAGACATATATACTTCCGTAGCTGTGActgaagaaaataaattaaat ACAAGTGAACCTGAAGTCAGTAATGTGAGGATTTCATTAGACTTATCAGATTCATATACAAATCAAGAATTACCTATTAGTTTAAATTCCACATTCAATGTACCTGTGGATCAAGATATTGAAACTATTATTAATGGCATAAGTATGAATCTAAATGAAGCAAATTCTTCAACCCCTAAAGTTCAATTCAATATTGGAGATTCAGCCAATCATCCTGCGGCTACAGTTACACCATTAGAGAGTGAAGTTGATTCTGGATTTATCTCTTCTGAAGCCGTGACTGTTCCTGAATTAAGTAAAGGGTTGATTCATTTGAATAAAAGTGACAAATTTGCTGATGACAATGATGTTGAAGaagaa aataaactaaCTCCGTTGACACTGGATCTAGAAGATACAAGTATAAATAGAAGTtcagaaaatataatagatatagagTCCTCGGGACAACCAGATATGATGACACCAGATGAAGCTGAACAGTTACTTAGCACTAA tagtCAAGATAATCTTTTGTCTGATGAAGAAGCTAAagagataaaaaaattactatcacCTTCTGATAATGATCAATTGAATACATCTGACTGGATGAGTGAAGTTCTTTCTATTGAATCCAATGATAATGTCAATAATCAAAG tcaagAAATTAATGAAACTCATGATAATTATAACACTGATGACTTTCAAGTTGATGATTCTTGGGAGCAAAGTTATGAGACAAAAACCGACACATTATCTGCTAATAACGAGAGTGCTGAATTTGATGAATATGAAGTAGATAgtgatttatataaatctaaagAATTTATTCCTGAACCTACCAGAGAA GTTTATGAAGAAGGCGGTGTGCACTATTATGAAGATGGCCATTTTTGGATGGAAGTTCCAGGGTTACCAGAACGTGACTCAGATGACGAATCTCATATTGTAgtcaaacaaaatatgaaaGTGCAATTTAGTGCAGATCCaatcaaa gTTTATAGCACCTTTTCAATGGGTGAATATGATCGGCGTAATGAAGACGTAGATCCTGTAGCTGCATCAGCAGAATATGAATTAGAAAAACGAGTAGAACGTTTGGATTTGATGAAAGTAATTTTACTAAAAGGTCCAGAAGGTCTTGGTTTATCAATTATTGGAATGGGTGTCGGCGCAGATACAGGTCTTGAAAAACTcggtatttttgtaaaaactatCACTCCTGATGGAGCTGCTGCTAAAGATGGCCGTATACAG gtgAATGATCAAATAATTGAAGTCGATAACAAATCTTTGGTTGGTGTTACACAAGCATATGCAGCCTCCGTTTTAAGAAATACTTATGGTCAAGTTAACTTTGTGATAGGAAGAGAAACTGATCCTGAGAATAGTGAAGTTGCTCATCTTATTCGCCAGTCGTTAGAA gCTGATAAAGAAAGAGATACTCAACGACGTCAACTTGAACATTCATTAAACCAAAAATTCTTTGGTAATGATCGAACAGAATCTTCTAGTGAAGACTTGAGCAAAACCGATGAAGCTGATACTGTGCAATCTTTACGCGAATTATTACAAGAA AGCCGATTAAATGTAGCTAAAGCTGAAGATGAAATTAGCAAACTGAAAACCAGG GTAGAAGAATTAGAATGGAATGGTgccaataataaaaaagaaattgctGATAAACTTGTACAATCTGGACTACACTTAAATGAGTTAGATAAATGCTTATATGTTGCAAGAAGAGATAAAGAGACTTATCAAGGAATGTTACAAACGTCAGAA gaaCGTTATGTgaacttagaaaaaaaatacataaaattgaaaaaaattctcAAGGAATTCCAACAACGTGAAACTGACCTTTTACACCGAGAAGAATATTATTTGCAAGTGTTACAAGAAAAAGACACAGAATATAACGCTTTGGTGAAAGCTCTTAAAGATCGA gtaataCAAGTTGAACATGAATTATTAGATACTCAACGGCGGGCTGGTTTTCCAGTCCAACTACCTCAAAATACTACTAGCACTAGTCATTATTTAACTACTTTGACACCACTTgtcaaaaaaacaaaa gTTAATCCTGTTTTGCCATTACTTCAACAACTTGGAGCTGATTTATCAGAAACAGAAGACAGTTTTGAAGATGAAAAAGTTGCAACTGTTGAACGAAAATTGCCTGTAAAAGAAGAATTAGATCGGGCAGTTCCTCCACATGAACTTTTAGATGTGTCTTTATCAAAAAGTAAAGCTGAATTAGCTGCAAGGGGTCTTGTTACACGACAATTACCAACCAATGCTATTCGTAAATCTTTATCAAATAGCAGCTTa gaTTACAATAATGAAGAAGTAAATCGTACTGAAGACTCTATAGCTATAGAATCTACTATTGAGTTAAAAGATGTATCAAATGTTGAATCTATGGTTCAAGAACAAAAACAAATGCCACAGTATGCATCTATTCAAAAACCACATCATCATCAAACTGATCAATTTTTGGCTCGTATTCAACAATCAACACATTGTCGTAATT TAAATGGTCCTCCACCATCATTAGCTGAACAGCTTAAGATTGTACTTGCTGAACGTGAATCACGTTTGTCAGAATCAAATAGTTTATACTCTTCTGATCATAACAGTTCAACAAGTTCCTTTGCTGATGAAATTAGAGAAGCTAGCTTAAATT TGAAAAAAGCCAATACTCAATGGCAGCATTCTAACCAGTTGCCTCAAAGTTCCCCATCATCAGTATCATCGTCTGAAAGTGTATCTCCTGGTCATTATGCTTCTGATTTAAATAATTCCAAAGCCATTGGATCAACtg attctattGATATTTGGACTCCTCCTCAATCTGCAGATAGTTCAATTACTGAGCGAAAAAATTCTCATGTTTGGCACAATGCACCTGTACACGAATGGTCTAAAGAACAA GTATGTCAATGGTTATTAGCCTTGAGCTTAGAGcaatatatatcaaaattcaTGGAACATCAAGTATCTGGTATTGGTCTTTTGAATTTAGATACTAAAGACTTTAAAAATTTTGGTATTATCGGAGATGACAAGAATCGACTTAAACGTAAACTTAAGGATCTTAAAGCCCAAGCAGAAAAGGAAAAACGTCATACTGAAAAAGAGCGAAAAGAAAAAGAACGATTACAAAGAAAAGCTGAAAAACTAGCTGAAAAAGCTAGTAAACGTAAATAA